One window from the genome of Atribacteraceae bacterium encodes:
- a CDS encoding HEPN domain-containing protein, with the protein MNAPPEIKAEIQRWVNKAENDFRNAEYVLTLEENCPFDTVAYHCQQCAEKYLKAVLIWRGVEFPRTHDLVVLFNLLQKTEPLPLRVENVQPLNRYSIEARYPGNWEPIDEGEARAAFEMVKRIREAVRARLLPVVTATPDTRCSSGCDLSPTEGPDMNGPPPRFWPIFFEVFEALPRQGPGNRTCAVKALALCRDLPPAPVVLDLGCGVGGQTLHLAGLTSGTIVAVDSHVPSIERLRAAVAELGLTKRVSLVVGDMANLGLSPASFDLVWSEGALYNIGIENALRVCHKLLRPGGYLAFTDAVWRKENPPPEVKASFDLDYPTMGRVPDVLAAIESCGFSLISHFTLPDEAWWDDFYTPMQSRIEELRGRYAGDGEALAVLDQLAQEPEMHKRHSDYYAYEFFVVRRVE; encoded by the coding sequence ATGAACGCGCCGCCTGAGATTAAGGCCGAAATTCAGCGATGGGTTAATAAGGCGGAAAATGATTTTCGCAATGCCGAATACGTCTTGACCCTGGAGGAAAACTGTCCTTTCGACACGGTGGCTTATCACTGCCAGCAATGCGCGGAAAAATATCTGAAGGCAGTTTTGATTTGGCGGGGCGTGGAGTTTCCAAGAACTCATGACCTGGTCGTGCTTTTCAACTTGCTGCAAAAAACGGAGCCATTACCTCTTCGTGTGGAGAATGTGCAGCCACTCAATCGCTACTCGATCGAAGCGCGTTATCCCGGCAACTGGGAACCGATTGACGAAGGCGAAGCCCGGGCCGCATTTGAAATGGTAAAAAGAATCAGGGAAGCGGTCAGAGCACGATTGCTTCCGGTAGTTACAGCGACACCGGACACGAGGTGTTCCTCGGGCTGCGACCTGTCGCCGACGGAAGGGCCTGACATGAACGGACCCCCGCCGCGCTTCTGGCCGATCTTTTTCGAGGTATTCGAGGCGCTGCCCCGACAAGGTCCGGGCAACCGCACCTGTGCTGTCAAGGCGCTCGCCCTGTGTCGCGATCTGCCGCCTGCGCCCGTGGTGCTTGATCTGGGATGCGGCGTCGGCGGGCAGACCCTCCATCTCGCCGGACTCACATCAGGAACCATCGTTGCCGTGGACAGCCACGTTCCGAGTATCGAGCGATTGCGCGCGGCGGTCGCCGAGCTTGGGCTCACGAAACGAGTTTCGCTGGTGGTCGGCGACATGGCCAACCTTGGGCTATCGCCTGCGAGCTTCGACCTCGTCTGGTCCGAGGGGGCGCTCTACAATATCGGCATCGAGAACGCCCTGCGTGTCTGCCACAAGCTGTTGCGTCCCGGTGGCTACCTCGCCTTCACCGACGCGGTCTGGCGCAAAGAGAACCCGCCGCCCGAGGTCAAAGCGAGCTTCGACTTGGACTACCCGACCATGGGCCGAGTCCCCGACGTCCTGGCGGCGATCGAGAGCTGCGGTTTCTCGCTCATAAGCCACTTCACCCTGCCGGACGAGGCGTGGTGGGATGATTTTTACACGCCGATGCAAAGCCGCATCGAGGAACTCCGCGGCAGATACGCGGGCGACGGCGAAGCGCTCGCCGTGCTTGATCAGCTCGCGCAGGAGCCCGAGATGCATAAGAGGCACTCGGACTACTACGCCTATGAGTTCTTCGTGGTGCGCCGGGTGGAGTGA
- the nikB gene encoding nickel ABC transporter permease, translating to MYSYIIRRLLLTIPVLIGVSILVFSIIRFIPGDPARAIAGVHASPEYIEQVRRDLLLDQALHIQYFVYMRNLLRGDLGRSTFTRRPVTTELRERFPNTVQLAVAAMVIATLVGVGAGIISATKRYSLFDNVSMIGALIGVAAPVFWLGAMFQIFFSVRLGWLPSGGMGTWAHLILPALTLGLATAALIARITRSSMLEVLSQEYITTARSKGLNERVVIYKHALKNALIPVVTVMGLQFGTLLGGAVLTETVFSWPGIGRLMVDSILTRDYPLVQGAVLLIAVSFVLINLVVDVIYAFLDPRINYGTQEVD from the coding sequence ATGTATAGTTATATTATAAGGAGGCTTTTGCTGACTATTCCGGTCTTAATCGGAGTGTCGATCCTGGTTTTTTCCATTATCCGTTTTATTCCCGGTGATCCGGCCAGAGCTATCGCCGGAGTTCATGCGTCACCGGAATACATCGAACAGGTCCGGAGAGATCTTCTGCTGGATCAAGCTCTGCACATACAGTACTTTGTTTATATGCGGAACCTACTGCGGGGCGATCTGGGAAGATCGACGTTTACACGCAGACCAGTAACAACCGAACTCCGTGAACGCTTTCCGAACACCGTACAATTAGCTGTTGCTGCAATGGTAATCGCCACTCTCGTCGGTGTTGGAGCCGGAATTATCTCGGCAACCAAGCGATACTCGCTTTTCGATAACGTCAGCATGATCGGTGCGCTGATCGGAGTCGCCGCTCCGGTCTTTTGGCTGGGGGCGATGTTTCAAATTTTCTTCTCGGTACGCTTGGGCTGGTTGCCCTCGGGAGGGATGGGTACCTGGGCCCACCTCATTTTACCGGCACTGACCCTCGGCCTGGCCACCGCCGCCCTTATCGCCCGAATTACCCGATCGAGCATGCTCGAAGTTCTGAGTCAGGAGTATATCACCACGGCTCGTTCCAAGGGGCTGAACGAACGAGTCGTCATCTATAAACACGCTTTGAAAAACGCGCTCATCCCTGTGGTTACGGTCATGGGGTTGCAGTTCGGGACTCTTCTGGGGGGGGCCGTATTAACCGAAACAGTGTTCTCCTGGCCGGGAATCGGGCGCTTGATGGTCGATTCGATCCTAACCAGGGATTATCCCCTCGTCCAAGGCGCGGTACTCCTCATAGCCGTGTCCTTTGTCTTGATCAACTTAGTGGTCGACGTGATTTACGCCTTCCTTGATCCCAGGATCAACTACGGAACTCAGGAGGTCGATTGA
- a CDS encoding ABC transporter ATP-binding protein codes for MEFLLQVKDLKTTFYLEDTVIRAVDGVSFTVRPGEVMGLVGESGCGKSVVSLSILRLVYYPPGRIEGGEVLFKEKNLLDLNEAEMRRIRGNEIAMIFQEPMISFNPVYTIGDQVAEVIRLHQGLEQNAAAKKVVEMLRLVGIPRPAEVLNEYPHQLSGGMRQRAMIAMALSCNPSLLIADEPTTALDVTIQAQILELMKDLKQQINTAIIFITHDLGVISEMAEHVVVMYAGKVVEDTDIVSLVSRPLHPYTVGLINSKPSLEDEKEILDFIPGSVPNPTAMPAGCSFHPRCPHTMDLCRREMPGVFEVESGRKVRCWLYNRIKDHSHADR; via the coding sequence ATGGAATTTCTCCTGCAGGTAAAAGATTTAAAAACGACCTTTTATTTAGAAGATACGGTTATCCGGGCAGTCGACGGCGTTTCCTTCACAGTGCGCCCCGGTGAGGTCATGGGGCTGGTCGGTGAATCGGGCTGTGGAAAAAGCGTGGTTTCCCTGAGCATCCTGCGGCTGGTGTATTATCCGCCGGGCAGGATCGAAGGAGGTGAGGTTCTTTTTAAAGAAAAGAATCTTCTTGACCTGAATGAAGCGGAGATGCGGCGGATTCGCGGGAACGAAATCGCCATGATCTTTCAGGAGCCTATGATTTCCTTCAATCCGGTCTATACGATCGGTGACCAGGTCGCTGAAGTGATACGGCTGCATCAGGGTTTAGAACAGAATGCGGCCGCGAAAAAAGTGGTGGAGATGCTCCGCTTGGTCGGTATCCCCCGACCGGCTGAGGTCCTCAATGAATATCCCCACCAGCTCAGCGGGGGCATGCGCCAGAGGGCTATGATCGCTATGGCCTTATCCTGCAATCCCAGCCTGTTAATCGCCGACGAGCCGACCACGGCTCTTGATGTGACCATCCAGGCGCAAATTCTGGAACTCATGAAAGATTTGAAGCAACAAATCAACACCGCCATCATTTTTATCACTCACGATTTGGGAGTGATCTCGGAGATGGCTGAACACGTGGTGGTCATGTACGCCGGAAAAGTGGTGGAGGACACCGACATCGTTTCCTTGGTCAGCAGACCGCTCCACCCGTATACCGTAGGATTAATCAATTCAAAGCCTTCGCTTGAAGACGAGAAAGAAATTCTCGATTTTATACCGGGGTCCGTCCCTAATCCCACGGCGATGCCCGCCGGCTGTTCCTTCCACCCCCGGTGTCCCCACACCATGGATCTTTGTCGCAGAGAAATGCCCGGGGTCTTCGAAGTTGAATCCGGTCGAAAGGTCCGATGCTGGCTTTACAATAGAATAAAGGATCATTCCCATGCCGACCGCTGA
- a CDS encoding class I SAM-dependent RNA methyltransferase, with amino-acid sequence MMEMTMLPIELTATTTFGLEAIVKRELQNLGYRVDEVSDGKVTITARKEDIPRTNLWIRSADRILLNMGSFPVRTFDELFEGTRALPWDEWISRDGSFPVSGKSSKSVLSSVPACQGIVKKAIVEKMKANYHVERFPESGPSFPVQVSLLNDIANLTIDTSGIALHKRGYRNKAVEAPLKETLAAAMVQLSFWNADRLLVDPFCGSGTILIEAALIGHNIPPGLHRTFASERWPAVPGCFWQSVREEAEGLINRSSKLVIHGFDIDQRAVGISRENARKAGVMDAVHFSVRPLEKTDLAQRYGVVITNPPYGERTGKRETVQHLCREIGRIFRSDPTWSVYVLSPENDFERLYGKKADRKRKLFNGTIQVNYFQFYGERPPRGH; translated from the coding sequence ATGATGGAGATGACTATGCTACCGATCGAACTGACCGCCACCACCACCTTCGGGCTCGAAGCTATCGTAAAACGGGAGCTGCAGAATTTGGGATACCGGGTCGACGAAGTTTCCGATGGCAAAGTCACTATTACAGCCCGCAAAGAAGATATTCCCCGCACCAACCTGTGGATCCGATCAGCCGACCGGATCCTCTTAAATATGGGTTCGTTTCCCGTCCGGACTTTCGATGAGCTGTTTGAAGGAACCCGGGCCCTTCCCTGGGACGAATGGATCAGTAGAGATGGTTCCTTTCCGGTCAGCGGAAAATCCTCCAAATCCGTCCTTTCCAGTGTTCCCGCCTGCCAGGGAATCGTCAAGAAAGCCATTGTCGAGAAAATGAAAGCCAATTACCATGTGGAGCGTTTCCCGGAATCGGGGCCGTCTTTCCCCGTCCAAGTCTCCCTCCTTAACGACATTGCCAACTTGACGATCGATACCAGCGGAATTGCGCTCCATAAACGAGGTTACCGGAACAAGGCAGTGGAGGCCCCCTTGAAGGAAACCCTGGCCGCGGCCATGGTTCAGCTCAGTTTCTGGAACGCTGACCGACTCCTTGTCGATCCCTTTTGTGGATCCGGGACCATCCTCATCGAGGCCGCCTTGATCGGCCACAATATCCCGCCTGGTCTCCATCGCACTTTTGCTTCCGAACGCTGGCCGGCGGTGCCCGGATGTTTTTGGCAAAGTGTCCGTGAGGAGGCGGAGGGGTTGATCAACCGGTCAAGCAAGCTCGTCATTCACGGCTTTGATATCGACCAGCGGGCGGTTGGAATCTCACGTGAAAACGCTCGAAAAGCCGGGGTCATGGATGCAGTGCACTTTTCGGTCCGACCTTTGGAAAAAACTGATCTTGCCCAGCGGTATGGTGTCGTTATCACCAATCCACCTTACGGAGAACGAACCGGCAAACGGGAAACAGTCCAGCACCTCTGCCGGGAAATAGGAAGGATCTTCCGAAGCGACCCGACCTGGTCGGTCTATGTCCTCAGTCCGGAAAACGATTTCGAACGATTGTATGGAAAGAAGGCGGACCGGAAACGAAAACTCTTCAATGGAACCATTCAAGTGAATTACTTTCAATTTTACGGGGAGCGGCCGCCCCGGGGACATTGA
- a CDS encoding glutathione ABC transporter substrate-binding protein → MSGMRIKMIVIAMILVLASLLFAQGAFAVSQDMVIAIGAEPENLDPLKMMSAPAATIAEHMVETLIYLDVDGTLQPALAVSWEPAEDDMSWLINLREGVRFHDGTPFNAEAVKYNLDRFMGVEDPAKAAIFSFLLGEVSSVEVVDEYTIQVHLKKPFAPIASHLSHSFIGMHSPASLEALPEGEFAQAPVGTGPFKFVSWDRGEQITMRRNEDYWDGAPKLDTVTFKFVPEAGSRVIMLETGEVHAIMAVPPTDIVRLDEDPDIDIVRQTSVRLIYIGFNLEREIFQDVRVRRAINHAVNKDVLIEAIFQGVGEPSSAPIVPVIFGYHTVGPYEYDPEKARALLAEAGYPDGFEIELFHPTGRYPQDATVTEAVQAMLQEVGITARLTTYDWGTYLATVIVPPEQAEHDMYMLGWGTVTLDADYGLYALFHSSQWPPRNNVSYYANAEVDALLDEARITPDRGVREQLYAQAIELIWNDAPWLFLYNEGQVNAVRSNVKGLIHHPLENILAWDAWIE, encoded by the coding sequence ATGTCAGGCATGCGTATAAAGATGATTGTCATTGCAATGATTCTGGTTCTCGCTTCGTTGCTTTTCGCGCAAGGTGCTTTTGCCGTATCTCAGGATATGGTGATCGCTATTGGGGCCGAGCCGGAAAATTTGGATCCGCTGAAGATGATGTCCGCACCGGCGGCGACGATTGCCGAACATATGGTGGAGACATTGATTTACCTGGATGTGGACGGTACGCTTCAACCTGCTCTGGCGGTTTCCTGGGAGCCGGCGGAGGACGATATGTCCTGGTTAATCAATCTGCGGGAAGGGGTCAGGTTCCATGACGGAACTCCCTTCAATGCCGAAGCGGTGAAGTATAACCTGGACCGCTTTATGGGGGTTGAAGATCCTGCCAAGGCAGCTATTTTTTCCTTCCTGCTCGGCGAAGTTTCCTCGGTGGAAGTCGTTGATGAATACACAATTCAAGTACATCTGAAAAAACCCTTTGCTCCGATTGCTTCTCATCTGTCGCATTCCTTTATCGGCATGCACAGTCCAGCCTCTTTGGAAGCTCTGCCGGAGGGTGAATTCGCCCAGGCTCCGGTGGGTACCGGGCCATTTAAATTTGTTTCCTGGGACCGCGGCGAACAGATCACGATGAGGCGGAACGAGGATTATTGGGATGGAGCCCCTAAGCTCGATACCGTAACTTTCAAGTTTGTTCCCGAAGCAGGGTCCCGGGTCATCATGCTGGAAACCGGAGAGGTCCACGCTATCATGGCCGTTCCGCCGACGGATATCGTCCGCCTTGATGAGGATCCCGATATCGATATCGTCCGTCAAACAAGTGTGCGGCTGATTTACATCGGCTTCAACCTGGAACGTGAAATATTTCAGGATGTGAGAGTGAGAAGGGCTATCAACCACGCAGTGAATAAAGACGTGCTTATCGAAGCTATTTTCCAGGGTGTCGGCGAACCTTCCTCAGCACCAATCGTCCCAGTGATTTTTGGTTATCACACAGTCGGACCGTATGAATACGATCCGGAAAAGGCAAGAGCGTTGCTGGCCGAAGCCGGCTATCCCGACGGTTTTGAAATCGAACTCTTCCACCCGACCGGCCGGTACCCCCAGGATGCCACGGTTACTGAAGCAGTCCAGGCTATGCTCCAGGAAGTAGGTATCACCGCCCGATTGACGACCTATGACTGGGGTACCTATCTGGCTACAGTCATCGTCCCTCCAGAACAGGCCGAACACGATATGTATATGCTCGGGTGGGGAACGGTAACCCTGGATGCTGACTATGGCCTATACGCTCTTTTCCATTCCAGCCAGTGGCCACCCCGGAATAACGTCTCTTATTATGCTAACGCAGAAGTGGATGCCCTTCTTGATGAGGCGCGGATCACTCCCGACCGAGGAGTACGCGAGCAACTCTATGCCCAGGCCATTGAGCTGATCTGGAACGATGCTCCTTGGCTTTTCCTTTACAACGAAGGACAGGTTAACGCAGTCCGGTCCAATGTCAAAGGGTTAATCCATCATCCTCTGGAAAACATTCTGGCTTGGGATGCCTGGATCGAGTAA
- a CDS encoding nucleotidyltransferase domain-containing protein, whose product MHNEIQKVLDEVKHRIVSRFQPQRIILFGSYAGDKPGPDSDLDILVVMEVKGSTRQKANEIDLLMADRIVPMDFIVLTPEQYEQQKNIIGTMVRQADREGKVIYERAA is encoded by the coding sequence ATGCACAACGAAATCCAAAAAGTTCTCGATGAAGTGAAGCATCGAATTGTTTCCAGATTCCAGCCCCAACGCATTATTCTTTTCGGGTCTTATGCCGGAGACAAACCCGGACCGGACAGCGACCTTGACATTCTTGTCGTCATGGAAGTGAAGGGCTCCACCAGGCAGAAGGCAAATGAAATTGATCTGCTGATGGCAGACCGGATCGTTCCAATGGATTTTATCGTATTGACACCCGAACAATACGAACAACAGAAAAACATTATCGGTACGATGGTACGACAGGCCGACCGGGAAGGAAAGGTGATCTATGAACGCGCCGCCTGA
- a CDS encoding exopolysaccharide biosynthesis protein — protein MLLIESQQTEGRTDTLGEKLKVLIGNLPPTGVTLAAIRDLVGQDGLLVLAAFLTIVFMVPISIPGVSTVFGAAILLIGISLLFDRNVWLPKRIAQRILSADKLRAAFSRGGTWLHVLERISRPHRLNWLVYTRLAQIVNSCAFIAGAVLLMLPSGLIPFSNTLPALALLFFSIGLLQRDGLCVLYGHLLNLATLIYFVFLVFGGGAAIREALRQLMN, from the coding sequence GTGTTGTTGATCGAATCCCAGCAGACCGAAGGGCGGACAGACACCCTTGGGGAGAAACTCAAGGTCCTGATTGGCAATTTGCCACCAACAGGTGTGACGTTAGCCGCGATTCGCGACCTGGTCGGACAGGACGGCTTACTGGTTCTGGCAGCTTTCCTTACGATTGTCTTTATGGTGCCCATCTCGATTCCGGGTGTCAGCACCGTCTTTGGAGCCGCGATCCTGCTCATCGGTATCAGTCTTCTCTTCGACCGCAACGTGTGGTTACCGAAACGTATCGCACAGCGCATCCTGTCAGCCGACAAACTAAGGGCAGCATTTAGCCGGGGAGGCACATGGCTCCATGTACTGGAGCGTATAAGTCGCCCTCATCGCCTGAACTGGCTTGTCTACACGCGGCTGGCGCAGATTGTGAACAGCTGCGCTTTCATTGCCGGAGCAGTCCTGCTCATGCTACCGTCTGGACTGATCCCCTTCAGCAATACTTTACCTGCCCTCGCTCTATTATTTTTCTCCATCGGCCTTTTGCAGCGCGACGGTCTTTGCGTCCTTTATGGGCATCTTCTGAACCTGGCTACGCTCATCTACTTTGTCTTTCTTGTGTTCGGTGGCGGCGCAGCCATTCGTGAGGCGTTGCGGCAACTGATGAACTAA
- a CDS encoding DUF1622 domain-containing protein: MNIIEIVDHIGLAIDILGIAVMVGGGVAVSADFISRLRKGSSFKDLYIPYRHGIGRSIILGLEFLVAGDLIRTVAVQPTYYSVLILAMIVGIRTFLGVILSMEIEGRWPWQGGPLRERRTTARGG, translated from the coding sequence ATGAACATCATCGAAATCGTAGATCATATAGGTCTGGCCATCGATATTTTGGGGATCGCAGTCATGGTGGGAGGGGGAGTAGCCGTTAGCGCCGATTTTATATCCCGGCTCCGGAAAGGCAGTTCTTTCAAAGATCTCTATATCCCATATCGGCACGGAATTGGCCGCTCGATAATTTTGGGTCTGGAGTTCCTGGTTGCTGGAGACCTCATCCGAACCGTAGCCGTTCAGCCAACCTACTACAGCGTTCTCATCTTAGCCATGATTGTAGGTATCCGGACCTTTCTGGGTGTCATCTTGTCCATGGAGATCGAGGGACGATGGCCGTGGCAGGGAGGGCCGCTCAGAGAACGGCGAACCACCGCTCGGGGAGGGTAA
- a CDS encoding oligopeptide/dipeptide ABC transporter ATP-binding protein, protein MPTAEPMLKVRGLKKYFPITTGVFSRVIGYIRAVDGIDLDIYPGEAYALVGESGCGKTTTGHTILKMLTPTAGTVFFQGQDVFLMGKHQLRTLRKEIQIIFQDPYSSLNPRMVVGEAIGEALEVHGIAHGKERKKKTESILEVCGLAPYHYNRYPHEFSGGQRQRVVIARALVLNPRFIVADEPISALDVSIQSQIINLLKELKKTFGLTFLFISHDLSVVKHMSDRVGVMYLGSLVEQAPKNDFYRNPLHPYSQTLLSAVPVMDPFRKKKRIILEGDVPSPANPPAGCRFHTRCPYVKDFCARKQPELKEAFPMHLVSCHKVHEETEYV, encoded by the coding sequence ATGCCGACCGCTGAACCGATGCTTAAGGTCCGGGGACTGAAAAAGTATTTTCCGATAACCACCGGGGTCTTTTCCCGGGTGATCGGATATATCCGGGCAGTGGATGGGATCGATCTGGATATTTACCCTGGTGAAGCGTATGCTCTGGTCGGTGAATCCGGCTGCGGAAAGACGACGACTGGACATACCATCCTGAAGATGCTGACACCGACTGCGGGTACTGTTTTTTTTCAGGGTCAGGATGTCTTCCTCATGGGAAAACACCAACTTCGGACCCTGCGTAAGGAAATCCAGATAATTTTTCAAGATCCTTACAGTTCCCTCAACCCGCGCATGGTCGTTGGTGAGGCGATCGGTGAAGCGTTGGAGGTCCACGGCATCGCCCACGGGAAAGAACGAAAGAAAAAAACAGAATCTATTTTGGAAGTATGCGGTCTGGCTCCCTACCACTACAACCGCTATCCTCACGAGTTCTCCGGAGGTCAGAGGCAACGGGTGGTGATCGCCCGGGCATTGGTTCTCAATCCTCGGTTTATTGTAGCTGATGAGCCAATATCAGCGCTTGATGTATCCATTCAATCTCAAATCATCAACTTGTTGAAAGAATTGAAGAAGACCTTCGGCTTGACTTTCCTTTTTATTTCTCATGATCTGAGCGTGGTGAAACATATGTCGGACCGGGTGGGGGTCATGTATCTTGGATCGCTGGTCGAACAGGCGCCCAAAAACGATTTTTACCGGAATCCGCTGCATCCCTATTCCCAGACGCTTCTTTCGGCGGTCCCGGTCATGGACCCATTCCGCAAAAAGAAACGGATCATCCTGGAAGGCGACGTTCCCAGCCCGGCAAATCCCCCGGCTGGATGTCGGTTTCACACCCGCTGTCCCTATGTCAAGGATTTTTGTGCCCGGAAACAACCGGAACTCAAGGAAGCGTTTCCTATGCATCTTGTTTCCTGCCATAAAGTGCACGAAGAGACGGAATACGTCTGA
- a CDS encoding ABC transporter permease, which translates to MQLAETEIKKNWFRGDSELAQILRNIRRNRIAIVGLFILSFFFLCALLAPILTPYSPTSPDFSRVLDAPSREHFLGTDELGRDVFARILYGSRISLAIGFISVSIGMLVGIPIGSLSGYYGGRFDLFIQRIVDIMIAFPGILLAIVVVTILGVGVENVMIATGIASIPIYTRMVRGSVLMVKKQGYVSAAKALGIGNFRIIIRHILPNCLGPIIVQSTFQFATAILWAAGLGFLGLGAQPPDPEWGAMLSRGREYIRVAHHLTTYPGLAILFMILGFNLLGDGLRDALDPKSRKFL; encoded by the coding sequence ATGCAGCTCGCTGAGACGGAAATCAAAAAGAACTGGTTTCGGGGAGACAGCGAGCTTGCCCAGATCTTGCGAAATATACGTCGTAACCGAATCGCCATAGTCGGCTTATTCATCCTGAGCTTCTTTTTTCTCTGCGCCCTGCTGGCACCGATATTGACGCCATACAGCCCTACGTCCCCTGATTTTTCACGGGTTTTAGATGCACCTTCCCGTGAACACTTCTTGGGTACGGATGAGCTGGGAAGAGATGTCTTCGCCAGAATATTGTATGGTTCACGCATATCCCTGGCTATTGGATTTATCTCGGTCAGTATCGGGATGCTAGTTGGAATACCCATCGGATCGCTCTCCGGATATTATGGCGGGAGATTCGACCTTTTCATACAACGGATTGTCGACATTATGATCGCTTTTCCGGGAATCCTCCTGGCCATCGTCGTGGTCACAATTCTCGGGGTCGGCGTGGAAAATGTGATGATCGCCACCGGCATCGCTTCGATTCCTATTTATACTCGTATGGTGCGGGGTTCCGTGCTTATGGTGAAAAAACAGGGGTATGTTTCCGCAGCGAAAGCGTTGGGCATCGGCAACTTCCGAATAATCATCCGTCACATTCTCCCCAACTGCCTGGGACCAATCATTGTTCAATCAACTTTTCAATTCGCCACCGCTATTCTCTGGGCTGCGGGATTAGGATTTTTAGGGCTGGGAGCCCAACCACCCGATCCGGAATGGGGGGCCATGCTCAGCAGGGGTCGGGAGTACATCCGGGTTGCTCATCACCTGACTACGTATCCTGGCTTAGCGATTCTTTTTATGATCCTGGGGTTTAACCTGCTTGGTGACGGATTACGCGACGCTCTAGATCCGAAATCGAGAAAATTTCTATAA